TTGGTTCCAAAGTTAGCAGGTGAAGGAGGTTTCAGAAgattggagttggggttcccaTCTCctgcaaaagaaatgaattgaTTGATTTTGAGGAAAGAACAAGCGCATATGAGGTATaatcttgtttgatttgttaaatTTATGCAACTATTGAAAACTTTGTTGGATTTGTTGTTTAAATATTATGGTAAATGTTGtttgtaattaatttaattagttgatTTACTGATGCCTATGGTTCATGTAGTTAATTTCTTTGTTTAATTGATTGAAGAATCTAAATTTGTGTTTGAATATGTATGAAATAATCTAGGGTTCAGAAAACTAGGGTTACTTTGTTCTTGCTTATTTAATTTGATACAAAGTATGAGGTTTTCTAGcttcatacctttgctatttATAGGTTTTAATTTATATTCCCTGTGCTATTTTGCAAATCTTGCTGAAGTAAATCTTGTGATGTGAATAAGGGTTGCATTTAGGTTTCTTCTCCATGCATTATGTGATGTGAATAAGGGTTATAGAGTTATAGCTGTTCTTACTGTCATGTCTTTTCTGCCATACCCTTTACAATAGGAGTCTATACAATATTGGTATTCGTTTTATTCCCATAATTTGTTATTGAATTATCGTTTACTAATAAGTAGAAACTAGTGGTTTGAAACTTAAAACTGAAGGAAACTCTAGGAATAAAACAGATACCAATAGATCTAGTGCTTTTCTGAGTGAATACTAACAGAAACTGTTCACTTATAGTTAAAAACTACTTACATGAAATAGATAAGGAAGCAACTCTTTTGCTCAGCTGAAAGTGAATTATAACACTCACTACACTGCTTTTACTTATATGTTGTGTTTACAGAATCTCATTAAACGGTATTCTATTATAAGGTGCATATTTGCACGTCTGAGTAAATTGGTATGTGAAGGTTTTATCTCATCAGGGGGGATTGGATGTGTCTTAGATTTTCTCTAATGTTTTAAGAACTTTTCTGTGGTCCTTGCGAGAATAGTTGTTGTTCATACTTAGAGCTCACCCTTCACCACAAAAGAACTTCAAAAAAGATTTACTTCAGCAATTTATATTCCCTGTGATTTGCTTTGACATCTTGTTTGTCCTGTATTCTCCTTTTCAGTTTATAAATATCCATTTACTCTGAGTTTTTTTAATCTCTCTTTTTTCAGACgcatgaaacacatggtgcagCCCTCCCCTTCAGCTCAAGTAGTAACGGGCAACGATTCCCATTCTAGTCCTTCAGCTTCAGGTATGGATACATGCTTATGATCAAATCTTAATTTTCCTCAACATTTGACTGCATCAACACTTGACACACTTCAGTTAATCCTTCATAGAACTGAAAATTGATGAAAGGTGTGTGCTTTCACCAACTTAAAACGTTCTTATCCTCTTAAGGcaatttttttgttggaaaataactcaaggtttttaataaaaaggaaagaaaggcaTTTGTGACattttcttttaataaatctGCGAGGAGTTCCTCGTGTTAATGGATGTTTTGCTGTGTCTATGGCTATTGGGGATGTGCCTTTTAAAAGGTGAGTTTTACTCATAAAAGAAACTGAACCCTGCGGCAAAAACCACAAAATCTTGGTTCTTTGGTATGCTCTTTTTTCCCCCTCTGGTGGGAGGTTTCAACCTGCTTCACAGTGACATTCATAAGTCAGGTTGATTGTggttttttaattgttttatgtTCTTCTGGTCTGTGCATATATTATTTGATAGTTTCTATAAAACTGTTTAAggatcatatatatatattttttttaatggttTCCAGGTATGGTGTTATAGCTGCTCCTGAGATTACAGGTTGGCAACTCCTGAATGACAATGATAGGCTGATAGCTACCTCATAGCTGCGTCTGATGGTGTTTTTTAGGGGCAGGACACACAGGATGTCTGTGATCTGCTGTGGGAAGTCCAGAATGATGACCTCTCAGGATCACATGTCTCTCCACCCTGCTCAGATTCTTTAGCTGATTGCATAATAAGCGTTGCCTTTGAGAGAGGGAGTGTAGATAATATGGCCGCTGCTGTGATTCCATTAAGATTAGAGTTTGTCAAATACCTCTTTGAATGgtaagtttattttattttattttatttttattttttattattattatcatttctCTTACGTTGTGTGCAGCTATCGGAAAGCTCCGGAGTAAGGCTAAATTACACTTCctccattaaaaaaaatattaattgcaATCTTTCTCTATTTGGAAGCTTCATATTTACTGCAGTTTTCCTTATATGCACATGATATCTTTCTACTCTCTCCTCATCACATGGTCCCCTCTAATTTTTTCTCTCTGTCTCTTCCTCATCTCACGGGATCCCATAATACCATGTATCCCCTACATGTTGCATAATAAAGAACAGAGAATGTATATCTCAATTCTTATCTACTCTATGAATAGAACATAGGCGTGTCTATACACCTCTACCCGTGGCTTGCTACAATGAACCtttgaaatgtatttttttttctccaAATGTTTTGCTGCTGTTATATCGGACCTTTGACGATGTATCTCCTTCAAGGGGTTCATTCAAAAGAATGCAAGTATCTAAGCTTAGAGTGTCTCGAGACTTGAATCCCTTTGTTACTTGAGTTTATCTTTAATGACTTTTTCATCTATGCTGCTCCTGGCAGGTTGGAAGGATGAATGGTGTTTTTTTTGTGAATTTAAAAATCTTATGCtgaagggaagggaagggaaggtTACACTCCGTTATCCCCTATCCGAATCCCCTCTAACATTAGCCATCTTGGTCACGGAAGAGAAGAAGATGCCTATGAATTTTTGAGGTGAGAAAAGTTCTTGTCTTTTAAAGTTCTCCTCGAGTGTTACATAATCATAGAGGGATTTATTGTTCCTGTTACTGAGAGGACAGGTATGTTGTTGATACTATGCAATCAGTTTGCGTGGAGCTGGCTGGATttgttataaattgtatttTTCCTGTTGGGCCAAGTCTGTTTGTGGATTCTTATGTTGTAAAGTATTGACGTAGTCATCTTTTGTGTGAGATCTGAGGCATCGAAAGTTATCTCTTAAAACTTAAAAGAATTATAAGGTCAGTAGTCTTGTCACCCtacaaataattaaaaagtCATTACATTTGTGCAATTAATTATATGAGACCGTTCTATACAGGATTCCATTTTTTACATAGTACACTCATGTcatatgggggggggggggatgacACTGTTATTGTTTATAATGTTTCTGATTTGTGATTAATGGTAGGTATGCCTCTGAATCTTTACTGATTGAGTATGGAGATGGTTTTTTATACTCTTCTTGTCTTCTTGATGTTGAGTTATGTTTGGTCCTAAAGCTTCTTTGTTCGTGAAATATTTCTACTCATAGAATACGAGTAGCTTCTTTAAAACAAAACTTCTTTGGTGGAAAATACTGCATAGGATGGAGAACCATGATTATCTGTCCAtgaaacaaaatatttaacaatTTACATTTGTGTGAACAATCACCCATAGTTAATCTCTCATAAAATCATCATCGTGCATAAAAAGATTAAAAGAATGTTCAAATAGATAGGTTGTAGAGAAGTCATTACAAAGGTTATAGAAATTGCAAATAAGCTTCAAAGGGATTAGAAAAAGGTGGGAAGGAAGACCAAGGAAGGGAGATGGAGGCGGCGTGAAGTATGAGGAGtggactcaatccaatctatttatgcacatttgatacttgtttggtcgttataggtcatatttaggctaaaatgagacattttcgctcccaactttgaactaaagaacctaagaaatCACTTCAAACTTTCTACATagttcatatgattagtttaaaccttagttttaaaaagcgcgaagCGCACCGAAGCGCACAAGGGCCCTGGAGCTAAAGCGCAAAGCGAAAGCGCGGGCTTTTCGTAGGTGAAGCGCACCTTAAGTGCCAAAAACCTTTAAAATCATTTCTAGAACATATTTTGTACTTAAAACAATATGTTTCTTATATTATAAATGCATAAATTAACAAAAGGAAGCATAATTCATTACTAGACATCAAACCGGCATACGTCTAAGAGTCTAAAGTACTAACCAAAGGCTTAGAGTAAGTCACAAGCTCACAAAAGTCACAACCAACATAAGCAAGTAAGTAGAAAGactagaaaaaggaaaaaagaaaagcaAACTCGGTTTTTCAAGCTTATAGTCGCCCCTATGCTCCTAGagctcatcatcatcataatctTCATCATCATCGATAGCATCATACTCATCCTCATCATCTAGATAATCTCCATCTTCACCAATATCCTCTTCCTCATCCTCTTCATCATCATCCACAATCTCAACTCGACGAGAAAATTTAGAAGTGGAGGTAGTAGCCGGCCCTTTTCCTTTATCAACTCTAGATGAGGATGGCATGGACTCCCTAGCAACCCTTGTTGCTCCTCTAGTGCCATAGATTGGATCATTGGCTCCGGCGGCTCTACTAACACTAGCCCATGTCAAGTCATCACCCTCAAATACAAGATCACCTTCATCATCCGAAGAATTCTCTTCCATTCTCCCAAGTAACCACTCATTATTCTCATCAATCTCTCTCAAAAGAACGGGATCAATGGTGTCTTTTCTCTTATACCGACGCTCTAAAGCTCGATTAGCTTTCACATACACCATGTCATTCAAACGACTTTGTGCCAACCGATTCCTCTTTTTGGAGTGAAGTTGTTGAAAAACACCCCAATTTCTCTCACAACCCGTAGCACTACAAGTTAGGCTAAGAACCTTTATGGCAAAATTCTTGAGGTCGGGAGTTGAAGATCCATAACTAGACCACCAATCCGctacaaaaataataaaattaagttAGTGATCaattaatttcaacataaaACAATTGATATACTTAAAGTTTTATAAACTTAAGGTAGTTAGTTAGTTATTACCTGGGGATTTACTCTTTCTTTGTCTTATAGCCGTATAATGACCAAAGAGACCGGTGGCATTCTTAAATGAATCCAATTCCAAAAGAATCTTCTCTTGAGTTTCAACATCCGGAACTATCCTTCCAATACAATCATACAAACCCAACATCAGTTCTTCACATTCGACATTTTTAACATTGTCATAATGGATCTCGGGGTTTAGATAATAACCGGCCGCATGCAAAGGTCGATGAAGTTGACAATTCCATCTTTTATCAATGAACTCAAAAGCTTCTTTGTATTCCTCCTCTTTCATTCCAAAAATCTTAGAGATAGTCTCCTTAGCCCTATCCATGGCTTCATAAATATATCCCATAGGAGGCTTTTTCTCTCCATCAACAATTCTAAGCACCTTAACTAGTGGACCGGTCAACTTAAGAGCATATAAGACATTTCTCCAAAAAGTGTCTTGCAAAAAGTATGTTGCTATTTTCTTTCCTCCCACATCCTTTGACCACTTAGAGGTATTCCACTCTTGAGAAGTAACCATCTTCCTCAAGTTACTCTTTTGCTTATGAAATTGAGCAAGAGTAATGAAAGATGTAGCAAATCTTGTAACCGCCGGCCTATGCAAATTCCTTTGATTTGTGAATTTCCTCATCAAGTTCACAAGAGATATATGATTATATATATAACCATTCATGAAGATGCATTTCTTCAAAGCATTCTTGACCTTAGGAATTTTCCCAATATCTTCCAACATCAAGTCCAAACAATGTGCGGCGCAAGGAGTCCAATAAAGATGTTGTCTTTTAGCCTCCAACAATCTTCCTACAAATTTATAACAATAGAAAAGGCATTTAGTTAATTAGTTTCaaataaaaggaaataaaatataACATATAAAGTAAGAAGAAGATCTATATCTCTTACCGGCCTTAACATAATTGGATGCGTTATCCGTCACCACTTGGATTACATTTTGTTCTCCAACTTCCTCTACCATGTCATCAAGCATATGCAACAACAAATCCGCATCTTTCACAACATTGGAAACATCCATGGATTTTATGAAGAAAGAGCCTTTTGGAGAGTTGACAAGAAAGTTCACAATGTCTTTTGAGGCAATCGAATCACGCCATCCATCGGACATAATTGAACAACCTTTTGTTGCCCACTCTTTCTTGtgctcttcctttagtttatcAATCTCCTCTACTTCACTCTTGAGGAGAGGAACTCTTAGCTCATGCATGCTTGGTGGCTTGAATCCCATGCCATATTGTGCAACGGCATCAAGCATGCCTTTGAAACTATCATAAGTAGCCGCATAAAACGGTATCCCCGCATCAAAAAACCACTTTGCAATCGCTTTACAAGTCTTGTCTCTCAATTGCTTCTCACAAGCACCAAAGATATCTTTTCTATCTTTTCTACCTTTCAAGACATTTTCGGAAGGAGTAGTGACAAAGAAATCCATGGGACCCTTGACTTTTGGTTTTTTGCGTAGTTGTTGGCTACTTTTTGAATTCATGATTTCACAATCTTGttcttcctcatcatcatcatcatgatCAAATTGGCTAACCCTTGGCATCATTTGACTCTCAATTTTAGCTTGTGCTTTCTTGATCATAAAAAGTTTCACTTCCTCCCTCACATGCTCGGGACAAGTAGGACACTTGGTCACATTTCTAAAACCTCCTACCAAATGTTGCTTCATTCGTAGAGCCCCTCCTTTTGTCACTTTACCACAAAAGCTACAATGCCAATTGGTCTTATTAGTAGGTTCCGGATCCACGGTGTCTAAGGAAGGTATGCTTGAACCCCCCTCATTAGTAGCCATCCTAATATTAAAAGGCATGAATTAAAACCAATTGAAAAGAAAACagagcaaaaaaaaaagcattaaGCAGAGAAAAATAAACAGAGCAAAAAGCTACTGCTTTTATTCTTTAAAAACAAGTAACAG
This sequence is a window from Spinacia oleracea cultivar Varoflay chromosome 1, BTI_SOV_V1, whole genome shotgun sequence. Protein-coding genes within it:
- the LOC110793750 gene encoding uncharacterized protein, whose translation is MKQHLVGGFRNVTKCPTCPEHVREEVKLFMIKKAQAKIESQMMPRVSQFDHDDDDEEEQDCEIMNSKSSQQLRKKPKVKGPMDFFVTTPSENVLKGRKDRKDIFGACEKQLRDKTCKAIAKWFFDAGIPFYAATYDSFKGMLDAVAQYGMGFKPPSMHELRVPLLKSEVEEIDKLKEEHKKEWATKGCSIMSDGWRDSIASKDIVNFLVNSPKGSFFIKSMDVSNVVKDADLLLHMLDDMVEEVGEQNVIQVVTDNASNYVKAGRLLEAKRQHLYWTPCAAHCLDLMLEDIGKIPKVKNALKKCIFMNGYIYNHISLVNLMRKFTNQRNLHRPAVTRFATSFITLAQFHKQKSNLRKMVTSQEWNTSKWSKDVGGKKIATYFLQDTFWRNVLYALKLTGPLVKVLRIVDGEKKPPMGYIYEAMDRAKETISKIFGMKEEEYKEAFEFIDKRWNCQLHRPLHAAGYYLNPEIHYDNVKNVECEELMLGLYDCIGRIVPDVETQEKILLELDSFKNATGLFGHYTAIRQRKSKSPADWWSSYGSSTPDLKNFAIKVLSLTCSATGCERNWGVFQQLHSKKRNRLAQSRLNDMVYVKANRALERRYKRKDTIDPVLLREIDENNEWLLGRMEENSSDDEGDLVFEGDDLTWASVSRAAGANDPIYGTRGATRVARESMPSSSRVDKGKGPATTSTSKFSRRVEIVDDDEEDEEEDIGEDGDYLDDEDEYDAIDDDEDYDDDEL